The proteins below are encoded in one region of Methanosarcina barkeri 3:
- a CDS encoding AI-2E family transporter codes for MRLSQNPDGVSQIIANRWKIGAALAVALLLYFSFLILLPFADGIVLGIVFAYIARPIRVKFKKHRKIGALVASMCIFIPIVFIVGAGIVEILNQISWVIEHQTAVAAAILNFINSLNIPEKIIEGINSAIWDLFTSLLPAVGSIGLLSYAQSIGLFFINFVISIIFCYFILADGDRLYCAFLGVVPKEYKGVINRYAHHLDIILKGVFIGNAYAALIVSVTSVFVFYAFGFPHVLALATLIFIASIIPLFAGYMVLLPLALMRYLEFGFKSAATFFIVSSLIIYGPPELILRPYLTSLQSKIHPMLLMLAFLGGAFVGGIAGFFAAPILLGALVAAYRVYQEHSHPEFVDTCADLKNQGHPHKAGSEK; via the coding sequence ATGAGATTGAGCCAAAATCCTGATGGAGTAAGCCAAATCATAGCCAACCGCTGGAAAATTGGGGCGGCCCTGGCGGTAGCGCTGCTTCTGTACTTTTCGTTTCTTATTCTGCTGCCCTTTGCAGATGGAATCGTACTGGGCATAGTCTTTGCTTACATTGCCAGGCCTATCCGGGTAAAATTCAAAAAACACAGAAAAATAGGAGCTCTTGTTGCCAGTATGTGCATATTCATCCCTATAGTATTCATTGTAGGAGCAGGCATTGTTGAAATCCTTAACCAGATCTCCTGGGTTATCGAACATCAAACAGCAGTTGCGGCAGCAATTCTAAATTTCATAAACTCCCTCAACATTCCGGAAAAAATAATAGAAGGCATTAATTCCGCCATCTGGGACCTCTTTACCTCGCTGCTCCCTGCAGTAGGCAGCATAGGGCTCCTTTCATATGCTCAGAGTATCGGTCTATTTTTCATCAATTTTGTTATCTCGATCATTTTCTGCTACTTTATACTCGCTGACGGAGATCGGCTTTACTGCGCATTTCTTGGTGTGGTCCCAAAGGAATACAAAGGAGTTATAAACCGTTACGCACATCATCTTGATATCATCCTTAAAGGCGTTTTCATAGGCAATGCCTACGCTGCTTTAATAGTAAGCGTAACCTCGGTTTTTGTTTTCTATGCTTTTGGGTTTCCCCATGTGCTTGCCCTGGCAACTCTTATCTTCATAGCTTCGATAATTCCTCTTTTTGCCGGGTACATGGTGCTGTTGCCTTTAGCTTTAATGCGGTACCTTGAGTTCGGGTTTAAAAGCGCAGCAACTTTCTTTATAGTATCCTCACTCATTATCTACGGCCCCCCTGAACTGATTCTCAGGCCCTACCTGACCAGCTTGCAATCCAAAATTCACCCTATGCTGCTTATGCTTGCCTTTCTGGGAGGAGCTTTTGTCGGAGGGATTGCAGGATTTTTTGCAGCCCCTATTCTTCTTGGGGCATTGGTTGCGGCTTACAGGGTTTATCAGGAGCACAGCCATCCCGAATTTGTTGATACCTGCGCAGACCTCAAGAATCAGGGACATCCCCATAAGGCTGGTTCGGAAAAGTAG
- a CDS encoding threonine--tRNA ligase, which translates to MQLLLIHSDYIEYETKKQTPVAEKIEESLKSGRLEEALTAFMAVESVDEANPEGTIEKTVSEIEKVATQVKTNRIMLYPYAHLSSDLSSPKVAVQVLKGIETALSGKYEVKRAPFGWYKAFSISCKGHPLSELSRSIRPEEIVKAAGKVEICGEKEVVSEALKAESTAKSYWRILTPDGELHEIENFDLTPYPKLQQFVDYEISKSRAVERAPPHVELMRRLELADYEPGSDSGNMRYYPKGRLVKSLLENYVLDVATDFGAMEVETPIMYDMNHPTLKKYLDRFPARQYSIESDKRQMFLRFAACFGQFLINHDMTISYRNLPLRMIEMTRYSFRKEQRGELVGLRRLRAFTMPDMHSLCADMDQAVDQFKKQYDLCIDVLENIGIHIKDYEVAIRFTRDFYESNKELIVNMARTVDKPVLVEMWDTRFFYFVLKFEFNFVDALAKASALSTVQIDVENAERYDISYVNPDGKLERPTVLHCSPSGAIERCIYALLEKAAMETEEGKVPMLPVWLSPTQVRIVPVSEKHVAFAEEVAQKLDCRVDIDDRDLSIGKKVREAGREWVPYVVVIGDKEIEDGTINVTIRAESGQNKPTKVQITPEELNSRIKGEIAGKPYRKLALAKYLSVRPKFF; encoded by the coding sequence ATGCAATTATTGCTCATTCACTCTGATTATATTGAATACGAAACCAAAAAACAAACTCCAGTTGCTGAAAAAATTGAAGAGTCCTTAAAGTCCGGAAGGCTTGAGGAAGCACTTACCGCTTTTATGGCTGTTGAAAGTGTAGATGAGGCAAATCCTGAGGGAACTATAGAAAAGACGGTTTCCGAAATTGAAAAGGTAGCTACCCAGGTCAAAACCAACCGTATAATGCTCTATCCTTACGCTCATTTAAGTTCTGACCTTTCTTCTCCGAAAGTTGCAGTACAGGTACTAAAAGGCATAGAGACCGCACTCTCAGGTAAATACGAGGTTAAACGTGCTCCTTTCGGGTGGTATAAGGCTTTTAGTATCAGCTGTAAAGGGCATCCTCTTTCCGAACTCTCAAGGAGCATACGTCCAGAAGAAATTGTAAAAGCAGCAGGCAAAGTCGAGATATGTGGGGAAAAAGAAGTAGTTTCCGAGGCTCTCAAAGCCGAAAGTACGGCAAAGTCCTACTGGCGTATCCTTACCCCTGATGGAGAGCTTCACGAAATAGAGAATTTCGATCTTACGCCTTACCCCAAACTTCAGCAGTTTGTAGACTATGAAATTTCCAAGAGTAGAGCTGTTGAGCGTGCTCCTCCTCATGTGGAGCTTATGCGCAGACTTGAGCTTGCAGATTACGAACCAGGGTCGGACTCAGGAAATATGCGGTATTACCCTAAAGGGAGGCTTGTAAAATCTCTCCTTGAAAATTATGTACTTGATGTCGCAACCGACTTCGGGGCAATGGAAGTCGAAACTCCTATCATGTATGATATGAACCACCCTACCCTGAAGAAATATCTGGACAGGTTCCCTGCAAGACAGTACTCCATTGAGTCAGACAAACGGCAGATGTTCCTGCGTTTTGCAGCCTGTTTCGGGCAGTTCCTCATAAACCACGACATGACGATTTCCTACAGGAACCTGCCTCTTCGGATGATCGAAATGACCCGCTACAGCTTCAGAAAGGAACAGCGGGGTGAACTTGTGGGCTTGAGAAGACTCAGGGCCTTTACTATGCCTGATATGCACAGCCTTTGCGCAGACATGGACCAGGCTGTAGACCAGTTCAAAAAGCAGTACGACCTCTGCATAGATGTGCTTGAGAACATAGGAATCCACATTAAGGATTATGAGGTGGCCATCCGCTTTACCAGAGACTTTTACGAGTCGAATAAAGAGCTTATAGTCAATATGGCAAGGACTGTTGACAAACCCGTGCTTGTTGAGATGTGGGACACCCGTTTCTTCTACTTCGTACTCAAGTTCGAGTTTAACTTCGTAGATGCTCTTGCTAAGGCAAGTGCACTTTCCACGGTCCAGATTGACGTAGAAAACGCCGAAAGATATGATATTTCATATGTAAATCCAGATGGCAAACTGGAAAGGCCTACCGTACTTCACTGCTCTCCAAGCGGGGCAATCGAACGCTGCATTTATGCCCTTCTCGAAAAAGCTGCAATGGAAACCGAAGAAGGAAAGGTTCCTATGCTGCCTGTGTGGCTTTCACCTACCCAGGTCAGGATTGTACCGGTCTCAGAAAAACACGTCGCTTTTGCCGAAGAGGTTGCCCAGAAGCTTGACTGCAGGGTTGATATCGATGACCGTGACCTGTCAATAGGAAAGAAAGTTAGGGAAGCAGGCAGGGAATGGGTCCCTTATGTGGTGGTCATTGGAGATAAAGAAATCGAGGATGGCACTATTAATGTAACAATTAGAGCCGAATCCGGACAGAACAAACCTACAAAAGTTCAAATTACTCCGGAAGAGCTTAATTCCCGGATTAAAGGCGAAATTGCAGGAAAACCGTACAGGAAATTGGCACTGGCAAAATACCTTTCTGTAAGGCCAAAGTTCTTCTAA
- a CDS encoding DEAD/DEAH box helicase — protein MTISNEIAVGMETVELEPLREDKKKIFEDIVKYLEDNQRGYIKVPTGWGKTFLSKHIMKKYYDEGKLVLFLVSKNNPLLSQTYYDRKKDRPLFPNSALLSSEQKVDRKELAETLRVFEQRKDKGFVLFASLQTILGKQSSEIKNLIIELADLTIVDEIHNFINNRGNDFLNELGERTKILGMTATPFQGVVGNVKFVDEIAGDMREVYAKTLPECILDNELAPLKYTIAESSQDIFEIFDFEKGLDELDKQDLFLDCSTPDRLKKVIRRTQLAKDVYDSMIKDKHAKTLVFCAPVRKRVYGVGAEEEEINAFHAKLTSSVFNGEISIPESEKDSEPVLPLNFENYTPDGEFQDTVFISSELPKNEQNAILAAFREIGKPPYVLCTVGMLIEGFDFPGLEALVLLRPTLSMRLFEQQVGRVTRLSPVSGKQQGNVFEISDSIDSLYQRFGEGVFSGEKVDQVQMLQPEIRLEELFSEGDAARAIEEGKIEIKKIELGPQGKGKGKRRRVQEIPVRLPPTSIRAKYFSRLLALTEEKDIGAFEREKRELMRATLRFRVRELRDAEELAELAGNINKLKREAYEDHRLGDVSRQHKPKVFGEVEWLLKLQALNSLKYNGGHLSMPEKNRILKTLGFEPDFRKIDNLRFKCLKLGSAQKTIPELVKVLGFVSRLSSSETYQFLDKKKKEHWKREFLPAVYWGFCFIDDSPELKELFESTEWDRRVKNIIRQK, from the coding sequence ATGACAATTTCAAATGAAATCGCAGTCGGTATGGAAACCGTCGAGCTTGAGCCCTTGAGGGAAGATAAAAAGAAAATTTTTGAGGATATTGTAAAATATCTTGAAGATAATCAGAGAGGCTATATCAAGGTTCCTACAGGCTGGGGTAAAACCTTTCTTTCGAAACATATAATGAAAAAGTACTATGACGAAGGAAAACTCGTGCTTTTCCTTGTCTCGAAAAATAACCCTCTCCTTAGCCAGACCTATTATGACAGGAAGAAAGACAGGCCTCTATTTCCCAACAGTGCACTTCTCTCATCCGAGCAGAAAGTGGACCGCAAAGAACTCGCTGAAACTTTGAGAGTTTTTGAGCAGAGAAAAGATAAAGGGTTTGTGCTTTTTGCCTCACTTCAGACCATACTTGGAAAGCAGAGCTCTGAGATCAAGAACCTTATTATTGAGCTTGCCGACCTTACAATCGTAGATGAAATTCATAATTTCATAAACAACAGAGGAAACGACTTTCTTAATGAGTTAGGGGAAAGGACAAAAATCCTGGGAATGACTGCAACCCCTTTTCAGGGAGTTGTCGGAAATGTCAAGTTCGTGGATGAGATTGCAGGGGATATGAGGGAGGTTTACGCAAAAACACTTCCTGAATGTATTCTGGACAACGAACTTGCCCCCCTCAAGTATACGATTGCCGAGAGTTCGCAGGATATCTTTGAGATATTTGATTTTGAAAAAGGGCTTGATGAGCTTGATAAACAGGACCTTTTCCTTGACTGCAGCACTCCAGATAGGTTGAAAAAAGTAATTCGAAGAACTCAGCTTGCAAAAGACGTGTACGATTCTATGATAAAAGACAAACACGCAAAAACGCTTGTCTTTTGCGCCCCTGTACGGAAACGTGTTTACGGCGTGGGAGCTGAAGAGGAGGAAATTAATGCTTTCCATGCAAAGCTTACCTCCTCGGTCTTCAACGGAGAAATTTCAATCCCGGAATCCGAAAAAGATTCTGAACCCGTCCTGCCCTTAAACTTTGAGAATTATACCCCTGACGGCGAGTTCCAAGATACGGTTTTTATAAGCTCGGAGCTGCCCAAAAATGAACAAAACGCCATTCTTGCAGCTTTCAGGGAAATAGGAAAGCCCCCTTATGTGCTGTGCACCGTAGGCATGCTGATTGAAGGGTTTGATTTTCCCGGACTTGAAGCCCTTGTTTTGCTGCGCCCTACCCTGAGTATGCGGCTCTTTGAGCAGCAGGTCGGAAGGGTAACAAGGCTTTCTCCAGTCTCAGGAAAGCAACAGGGCAATGTCTTCGAGATTTCGGACAGTATTGACTCTCTCTACCAGCGTTTTGGGGAAGGCGTTTTTTCAGGGGAAAAGGTTGACCAGGTGCAGATGCTCCAGCCCGAGATCCGCCTTGAAGAACTTTTCTCAGAAGGAGATGCAGCCAGGGCAATCGAAGAAGGAAAGATCGAGATTAAGAAAATAGAACTTGGACCTCAAGGAAAAGGGAAAGGAAAAAGAAGAAGGGTTCAGGAAATCCCTGTAAGGCTCCCTCCCACATCCATCAGGGCAAAGTACTTTTCGCGCCTGCTAGCACTGACCGAGGAAAAAGACATAGGAGCTTTTGAACGAGAAAAGCGTGAACTCATGCGGGCTACCCTGAGATTCCGGGTAAGGGAACTCAGGGATGCAGAAGAGCTTGCAGAGCTTGCAGGCAATATTAATAAGCTCAAACGGGAAGCCTATGAAGACCACAGGCTAGGGGATGTTTCAAGGCAGCACAAACCCAAGGTTTTCGGGGAAGTTGAGTGGCTGCTGAAACTTCAGGCCCTGAACTCCCTCAAGTATAACGGTGGACACCTTTCTATGCCCGAGAAAAACCGGATTTTAAAAACTCTGGGTTTCGAGCCAGATTTCCGGAAGATAGACAATCTCAGGTTTAAATGCCTGAAACTGGGCTCAGCCCAGAAGACAATTCCTGAGCTTGTAAAAGTTCTCGGCTTCGTAAGTCGTCTCTCATCTTCGGAAACCTACCAGTTTCTCGACAAGAAGAAAAAAGAGCACTGGAAAAGAGAGTTCCTGCCTGCAGTCTACTGGGGTTTCTGCTTTATAGATGATTCTCCTGAATTGAAGGAGCTTTTCGAGTCTACGGAATGGGACAGACGGGTTAAAAATATCATTCGACAGAAGTAA
- a CDS encoding nitrous oxide reductase family maturation protein NosD yields MPLTKIDTKIVFLLFVFAISTIFIFYSENNGKYPDNIPGNLSNNSTNANVHSGDLIQKKVSNARSGDTVIVYPGDSIQQKINSVNSCDTILVYPGLYQENLVVDKPLSIVSKQGKSADTVIQAANPEKDVFHITANNVTISGFNITGSRSKAGIYYTGSNSSITGNTLVYNKYGAFLKSSSDIVIRNNTVFQNEFGIYLRNSSKNTLENNEANNSSHYGIYIENSTENELNFNVVNSNSVYAVCLKNSNNNWLKNNNISNNELKVDVNGINLENSNSNKLISNYISNSWKGVNLTNSSDNELGKNRVSHNYFSISLQNSNGNKLLNNNIEMHPYTFSITLGNSQNNIIKGNTVGLNKETADMNKEIKVFYTPDSRNNTIEGEQYTDHGRGTAVYLE; encoded by the coding sequence ATGCCACTCACGAAAATAGATACAAAAATAGTTTTTTTATTGTTTGTTTTTGCCATTTCAACAATATTTATTTTCTATTCAGAAAATAATGGAAAATATCCCGACAATATCCCTGGCAATCTTAGTAATAACTCAACTAATGCCAACGTACACTCTGGAGATTTAATACAAAAGAAAGTCAGCAATGCTCGTTCTGGTGACACTGTTATTGTTTACCCTGGAGATTCAATACAACAAAAAATCAACAGTGTTAATTCTTGTGACACTATTTTGGTTTACCCAGGATTATATCAGGAAAATTTGGTTGTAGATAAGCCTTTATCTATAGTATCGAAACAAGGCAAATCTGCGGATACTGTGATTCAAGCTGCAAATCCGGAAAAAGATGTATTCCACATAACTGCGAACAACGTAACAATTAGTGGATTCAATATTACAGGATCAAGGAGCAAAGCCGGTATTTATTATACTGGGTCTAATAGCAGTATAACTGGAAATACATTGGTTTATAATAAATATGGAGCCTTCCTGAAAAGTTCCAGTGATATCGTAATTAGAAATAACACAGTGTTTCAGAATGAATTTGGAATTTATCTCAGAAACTCTAGCAAAAATACTCTGGAAAATAATGAGGCAAATAACAGCTCACATTACGGAATTTATATTGAGAATTCCACTGAAAACGAATTGAATTTCAATGTTGTAAACTCAAACAGTGTGTATGCCGTATGTCTCAAAAATTCAAACAATAATTGGTTAAAAAATAATAATATATCCAATAATGAGCTAAAGGTAGATGTAAACGGGATTAATCTTGAGAACTCCAACAGTAATAAACTAATAAGTAATTATATTTCAAATAGTTGGAAGGGTGTAAATTTAACCAATTCTTCAGACAATGAGTTAGGCAAAAACAGAGTTTCACATAATTATTTCAGTATCAGCCTTCAGAACTCGAATGGTAACAAACTCCTGAACAATAATATTGAGATGCACCCATACACGTTTTCAATCACACTTGGGAATTCTCAAAATAATATAATTAAAGGCAACACTGTAGGTTTGAATAAAGAAACTGCAGATATGAATAAAGAAATTAAAGTGTTTTACACCCCCGACAGTAGAAATAATACAATCGAAGGCGAACAGTATACTGATCATGGAAGAGGAACTGCGGTGTATTTAGAGTAA
- a CDS encoding O-methyltransferase, with translation MFREISDLMKERMNYLELIDKEDRINGTPKSQRLRQIPPETGKFIALMLAASPDGIAMEIGTSAGYSSMWLALACRETNRKLITFEILEEKVKLACETFSKAGLEDIVELVHGDARYLINKYSGISFCFLDCDKDYYLDCYEAIIPKMVRGGILIADNAISHADTLKPFLDYVYNDPRVDALLIPLKNGELVCRKK, from the coding sequence ATGTTCCGTGAAATATCTGACCTTATGAAGGAACGAATGAATTACCTTGAACTTATCGATAAAGAAGATAGAATTAATGGAACACCGAAATCACAAAGGCTAAGACAGATCCCACCTGAAACCGGTAAGTTTATTGCACTCATGCTAGCCGCTTCCCCGGACGGGATAGCTATGGAGATAGGTACAAGTGCAGGTTATTCATCCATGTGGCTTGCACTCGCTTGTAGAGAAACAAATCGTAAGTTAATCACTTTCGAAATACTGGAAGAGAAAGTGAAACTGGCATGTGAAACCTTTTCAAAAGCCGGACTGGAGGACATCGTAGAACTCGTACATGGAGATGCTAGATATTTAATAAACAAGTACTCCGGGATATCCTTTTGTTTCTTAGATTGCGATAAGGATTATTATCTTGACTGCTATGAGGCAATCATACCTAAAATGGTTAGAGGTGGCATATTGATAGCTGACAATGCAATTAGTCATGCTGATACGCTCAAGCCATTTCTTGACTATGTGTATAATGACCCCCGAGTCGATGCATTACTTATTCCACTTAAAAATGGTGAGCTGGTTTGTCGGAAAAAATGA
- a CDS encoding DUF6061 family protein has protein sequence MKIIKCKYNWDDGTVDVFFSDRTKLSLICKEIEAEIDGSIAAIGWLEALKIGHPLEYAQMVLNGVMQEYCRSIDRSEASSEDILFYQYKKRYPDMSDSQIQSLVREAQMYNE, from the coding sequence ATGAAAATCATAAAATGCAAGTACAATTGGGATGACGGAACTGTCGATGTTTTCTTTTCAGACAGGACAAAGCTGTCCCTGATCTGCAAAGAAATTGAAGCCGAGATTGACGGCAGTATTGCTGCAATAGGATGGCTGGAAGCTTTAAAAATCGGGCATCCGCTTGAATATGCTCAGATGGTTCTGAACGGCGTAATGCAAGAATACTGCCGAAGCATTGACCGAAGCGAGGCTTCAAGCGAGGATATACTATTTTATCAGTATAAAAAGCGGTATCCTGATATGAGCGATTCGCAAATTCAAAGCCTTGTTCGTGAAGCTCAAATGTATAATGAATAA